CCCATGCAGAATACGCTATATTTTGCAGTGTTTCTTATCTAAAACCAATAAAACGGCAATTCATGCTATCTAGACCTTTAACTTCAAAAATTCTTCTCTCATTACTAGCATCAGTCACCACTGTAGCAAGTGCTAGTGAGCCTTTGAGCCCAATAAAACCGGCAGAAGCCACATCACAAAAAGAAAAAATTTGTGCCATTTATCCGCACCTAAAAGACTCTTATTGGTTATCGGTTAACTACGGAATGGTCTCAGAAGCAGAAAAGCAACAAGTCGAACTTAGAGTTTTGGAAGCTGGCGGTTACCCCAACGTCGCTAAACAAGCCTCACAACTGGTGCTTTGCACGCAATGGGGGGCTGATGCCATTATTTTAGGCACCGTTTCGCCTGACGCTTACCATGAGAACCTGACCAACTGGGTCCGAGCAACCCCTGTGTTTGCCACAGTCAATGAGTTAACCGTCAATAAAGAGCAACAAAGAGTATTAAAAGGCACGGTCGGTGTCGACTGGTATCAAATGGGCTTCCAAGTCGGAGAGTTTTTGTCGAAAAGACATCCAAAAGGGTCAGGAGAAACACCTATCGCCCTATTACTTGGCCCACAAGCAAGCGGTGGCACTAAACCTGTGGCGCTCGGGTTTTATGATGCAATCAAATCGAGCGATATCAAAATCGCGATCAGCTATTGGGCAGACAACGATAAAGAACTGCAAAGAAACTTGGTACAACAAGTCATCGAACAACCGGATATTCAATATATTGTCGGAAGTGCAGTCGCGATTGAAGCTGCGATAAGTGAACTAAGAGCTGCGGGTAAAACCAAAGATATTGGGTTAATTTCAAGTTACTTAAGTCACGGAATCTACCGCGGTTTGCTTCGTAACAAGGTGCTTTTTGCACCAACAGATAAAATGGTTGAACAAGGTCGCTTGTCGGTAAAGCAAGCCACCAATTACTTGCGTGGTCAACCTTATGAAAAACATAGTGCACCCATGATTGAGGCACTGACACCAGCAACACTCAAAGATCAAATTATCGCCGACTCATTGTCACCTTCTGAGTTTCGCCCGGTATTCAGTGTGAATCCTTAGTGCTATATTGACTAAAGAACTCAAAACAATAAAAACGAATCAATCATTTAGGGAACATCCATGCAAAAAACGACGCGTACTATGCCAACGCATAAGAATATCGCTTTGGTCGCTCATGACCATTTCAAACCTGAGCTATTAAGATGGGTCAAAGAGAACAAAGAAAAACTACAAAAGCACTTCCTTTATGCAACGGGCACGACAGGTTCTCTACTTAGTAAAGAAACAGGCTTAGCGATTAAGA
The nucleotide sequence above comes from Vibrio atlanticus. Encoded proteins:
- the torT gene encoding TMAO reductase system periplasmic protein TorT yields the protein MSPIKPAEATSQKEKICAIYPHLKDSYWLSVNYGMVSEAEKQQVELRVLEAGGYPNVAKQASQLVLCTQWGADAIILGTVSPDAYHENLTNWVRATPVFATVNELTVNKEQQRVLKGTVGVDWYQMGFQVGEFLSKRHPKGSGETPIALLLGPQASGGTKPVALGFYDAIKSSDIKIAISYWADNDKELQRNLVQQVIEQPDIQYIVGSAVAIEAAISELRAAGKTKDIGLISSYLSHGIYRGLLRNKVLFAPTDKMVEQGRLSVKQATNYLRGQPYEKHSAPMIEALTPATLKDQIIADSLSPSEFRPVFSVNP